A portion of the Pseudoalteromonas galatheae genome contains these proteins:
- a CDS encoding methyl-accepting chemotaxis protein → MKLNSIRILMTTIFGGIVVFVVIVTLLVVNMYNALLDFEQMADNRYKAYQLADELRQSSDDLTRLGRTYAVTGNDKYEKMYMDVLAIRNGEKARPEGYHKIYWDLVLNYGEKPKPDGQREVLLDAMKAAGFSQKELNYLSEAQANSDGLVALEVEAMNAVKGKFKDSAGNYTIQGEPDLTKAVNLTHSDDYHRYKANIMKPVESFFTELENRTKQNVIQAHSAVESYVFWAMVMLVITVCFSLFGVYLVRRRIVKPIELLGRTFEEIGSSNDLRKTVDESGATEIQVVANIVNRMLNSFKNTVTNIGSAGGAMSKSSKEVAHFIRSNKEIGEEQNARLETIATAAEEMTATLNEVTSSTVSTADYANQVELEAQRGMEVMSQTSQQFTELSARFDRTANIISELTEQSDQVSNVVSVIQAIAEQTNLLALNAAIEAARAGEQGRGFAVVADEVRTLAQRTQKSTEEIRDIINQLQTKAGSANTAIQQSQHQVQATEEQVMVSSEVLDSIFEAVSKIKDLTQGVATASQEQLSVTEDINTNINGLSDISKEAIKRMNEFMAIVEQLEQTSHRLNDNAREFTV, encoded by the coding sequence ATGAAGTTAAACTCTATCCGTATCCTCATGACCACTATCTTTGGTGGTATTGTTGTTTTTGTCGTCATCGTTACCCTTTTAGTTGTCAACATGTATAACGCCTTGCTTGATTTTGAACAAATGGCAGATAACCGATACAAGGCTTACCAACTTGCCGACGAGTTAAGACAAAGCTCCGACGATTTAACACGATTGGGCAGAACCTATGCGGTAACTGGCAACGATAAATACGAAAAGATGTATATGGATGTATTAGCGATTCGTAATGGTGAAAAGGCTAGGCCTGAAGGCTACCATAAAATTTATTGGGATCTGGTGCTTAATTATGGTGAGAAACCAAAACCAGACGGTCAGCGTGAGGTATTACTCGATGCCATGAAAGCGGCAGGGTTTAGCCAAAAGGAGCTCAACTACTTAAGTGAGGCACAAGCCAATTCCGATGGCCTCGTCGCATTAGAAGTTGAAGCCATGAACGCTGTAAAAGGTAAATTTAAAGATAGCGCTGGTAATTACACTATTCAAGGCGAGCCTGATTTGACCAAAGCGGTTAACCTCACGCACAGTGATGATTATCATCGCTATAAAGCCAACATTATGAAACCGGTGGAATCATTTTTCACAGAGCTGGAAAACCGCACTAAACAAAACGTTATACAAGCACACAGTGCTGTGGAGTCTTATGTTTTTTGGGCCATGGTTATGTTAGTCATAACCGTATGCTTCAGTTTATTCGGTGTGTACTTGGTTCGTCGCCGCATCGTAAAACCAATTGAATTACTTGGCAGAACCTTTGAGGAGATAGGTAGTTCAAATGATCTTAGAAAAACGGTAGATGAAAGCGGCGCAACTGAGATTCAGGTGGTAGCCAATATCGTAAATCGGATGCTTAATAGTTTTAAAAACACAGTAACTAATATCGGCTCTGCAGGTGGTGCGATGTCAAAATCTTCCAAAGAGGTGGCGCATTTTATTCGTAGTAACAAAGAGATAGGCGAAGAACAAAACGCTCGCCTCGAAACCATTGCTACTGCCGCGGAAGAAATGACTGCTACACTCAATGAGGTCACCTCAAGTACAGTAAGTACCGCAGACTACGCTAATCAGGTTGAACTTGAAGCGCAGCGTGGAATGGAGGTGATGTCGCAAACCAGCCAACAATTTACCGAATTATCTGCGCGCTTTGACAGAACTGCTAATATTATTTCAGAGTTGACTGAGCAAAGCGATCAGGTGTCAAATGTAGTGAGCGTGATCCAGGCGATTGCAGAGCAAACTAATCTGCTCGCATTAAATGCTGCCATCGAAGCGGCAAGAGCAGGAGAGCAAGGTCGTGGCTTTGCTGTTGTTGCAGATGAAGTAAGAACCCTTGCACAAAGAACCCAAAAATCCACAGAAGAGATTCGTGATATCATCAACCAGCTGCAAACCAAAGCGGGGAGTGCGAATACCGCCATTCAGCAGAGTCAGCATCAAGTGCAAGCGACGGAAGAGCAGGTGATGGTATCTTCCGAAGTGCTCGACAGCATATTTGAAGCTGTAAGTAAAATCAAAGACTTGACTCAAGGTGTTGCTACAGCCTCTCAGGAACAGTTATCGGTGACAGAAGACATTAACACCAATATCAATGGCCTGAGTGATATTTCCAAAGAAGCAATTAAGCGGATGAATGAGTTTATGGCCATTGTTGAGCAGCTAGAGCAAACTAGTCATCGCCTTAACGACAATGCGAGAGAGTTTACTGTTTAG
- the dgt gene encoding dGTPase — protein sequence MHFKNKITNERSYNTGGSEASSLESDRGRIINSAALRRLQQKTQVFPLERNAAVRSRLTHSLEVQQNGRYIAKKIVDALVQQGRQDLLQYEDKNGQQVDLSECLVTLSEMACLMHDIGNPAFGHFGEAAINDWFKRYLNQHQQFAKSARAALRYGSKESKASDLAVLNQEMELLLDICSFEGNAQAIRVIHTLSRLNLTYSQCATVMKYTRCATTPKSTVAIDKSYLQKKAGYYFSESDFVSELCDKLQIQVGNRHPVTYIMEAADDIAYCLADMEDAVEKGIISVDELTGCLIEEYQNIAAGFGITDDKLLELMSKKLHYANDKASKHMANFDNEFFIWLRVGLLHPLAEHAKTRFIDNIDAIYQGSFNASLLEDNSHLHAIVKSLKTVAANKVFSNKEVEQLELQGYKITSSILNEYQRVLDLHADEFNAALNSDHDFAIESRLINRISKKYVAVYRETVAQLSEAEQAEPIFEFYYRCRLIQDFISGMTDQFAYDTYRALTALD from the coding sequence ATGCACTTCAAAAATAAAATAACAAACGAGCGTTCTTACAATACCGGTGGCAGTGAGGCGAGTAGCCTTGAGAGCGACCGTGGGCGTATTATCAACAGTGCTGCGCTTAGACGACTGCAACAAAAAACCCAAGTGTTTCCGCTTGAGCGTAATGCGGCGGTGCGTTCGCGCTTAACGCACTCGCTTGAGGTGCAACAAAACGGCCGTTACATTGCTAAAAAAATTGTTGATGCGCTGGTGCAGCAAGGTAGACAAGATTTGCTGCAATATGAAGATAAAAACGGCCAGCAAGTGGATTTGTCTGAGTGTTTGGTCACCTTGTCTGAAATGGCCTGTTTGATGCACGATATTGGTAACCCTGCATTTGGTCACTTTGGCGAGGCCGCTATCAATGATTGGTTTAAACGCTATTTGAACCAGCATCAACAGTTTGCAAAAAGTGCTCGGGCGGCGCTTAGGTATGGCTCAAAGGAGAGCAAGGCGTCTGATCTGGCGGTGCTGAATCAAGAAATGGAGTTACTGCTCGATATTTGTAGTTTTGAGGGTAACGCCCAAGCTATTCGCGTTATTCATACGCTTTCTCGCCTTAATCTTACCTATTCACAGTGTGCCACTGTGATGAAATATACCCGCTGCGCAACCACACCTAAATCAACCGTAGCCATTGATAAATCTTATCTGCAAAAGAAAGCAGGATACTATTTTAGTGAAAGTGATTTTGTCAGTGAGCTGTGCGACAAATTGCAGATACAAGTGGGCAATCGCCACCCGGTGACTTATATCATGGAAGCGGCTGACGATATTGCTTATTGCCTTGCTGATATGGAAGACGCTGTAGAAAAAGGCATTATTAGCGTAGATGAGTTAACGGGCTGTTTAATAGAGGAATATCAAAATATCGCCGCAGGATTTGGGATCACCGATGACAAGCTGTTAGAGCTTATGAGTAAAAAGCTGCACTATGCCAATGACAAAGCCAGCAAGCATATGGCGAATTTTGATAATGAATTTTTTATTTGGCTCCGCGTGGGGTTGCTACACCCGCTTGCTGAACATGCCAAAACGCGTTTTATCGATAATATTGATGCGATCTACCAAGGGAGTTTTAACGCTTCGTTACTGGAAGATAATAGCCATCTTCATGCCATTGTAAAGTCATTGAAAACGGTGGCGGCCAACAAGGTATTTTCGAATAAAGAAGTCGAGCAGTTGGAGCTTCAAGGTTATAAGATCACCAGCAGCATATTGAACGAATATCAGCGAGTGCTTGATTTACACGCCGACGAGTTTAACGCAGCATTAAATAGCGACCATGACTTTGCGATAGAGTCTCGATTGATTAATCGGATTTCCAAAAAGTATGTTGCGGTATACCGCGAAACGGTCGCGCAGCTTAGTGAGGCTGAGCAAGCTGAGCCGATTTTTGAGTTTTATTACCGCTGCCGTCTTATTCAGGATTTTATTAGCGGTATGACTGATCAGTTTGCTTATGATACCTACCGTGCGTTGACCGCGTTGGATTGA
- the dptF gene encoding DNA phosphorothioation-dependent restriction protein DptF, which yields MRLKEALSVLSKSSAYAVSTERNNQNQTLLDEVKADLYVKMPIEAEVQKIISSFGANDKKVLFLCGSSGDGKSELLTKIKREKKFSNGVRFHLDATHSFDPRGTAIDTLDTVFSDFDIGCYPLVVGINTGMIGNYAEEGSNEHIKGALQAYIANKKTVSNDIFFVSFEDYPKFEINEQEFTSEFAKNILARITNQDCVIWQLVEKEKQLNSLNSDKLLANYNLLCQESVQQVIIDLLFKARLMRDQFLTARALLDFIHELLLGESYLFDNLFAGGTNELANKIEHFDPANLRTKQIDRFILSFNLNLPNSDFELFKRAIKEFGITELQSGAQYLRLFYVLKYDALSNNFHQQFENDFSERLIEKYIAIFQLHKDYTGSMEQKAKLKTFYRDTLISAIRNYINRNAPKLGKKYFLLSDFGDYQIAAPAELSMDAAAIQQNTTTSSAFFNARLKLKNKQFCLPININLLELLININSGYRPNKHDKNSVILLDELANEVVQAAKASDELVITGEGNRYQLDLEDDEIMVSEG from the coding sequence ATGCGCTTAAAAGAAGCCCTCAGTGTTTTATCGAAATCATCTGCATACGCAGTCTCGACAGAAAGAAATAATCAAAATCAAACGTTACTTGATGAAGTTAAAGCAGATCTTTACGTAAAAATGCCAATTGAAGCTGAGGTGCAAAAAATCATCTCATCTTTTGGAGCCAATGATAAGAAAGTACTGTTTTTATGTGGTAGTAGCGGCGATGGAAAATCAGAACTATTAACCAAAATAAAACGAGAAAAGAAATTCAGCAATGGTGTGAGATTTCATCTAGATGCAACTCATAGCTTTGATCCGCGAGGTACAGCAATAGATACCTTGGATACGGTTTTTAGTGATTTTGATATTGGTTGCTACCCATTGGTTGTTGGTATCAATACAGGGATGATTGGAAACTACGCTGAAGAGGGGAGCAACGAGCATATAAAAGGTGCGCTTCAGGCTTATATTGCGAACAAAAAAACTGTTTCAAATGACATTTTTTTTGTGAGTTTTGAAGACTATCCAAAGTTTGAGATCAATGAGCAGGAATTTACCTCTGAATTTGCAAAAAATATTCTTGCACGTATTACAAACCAAGATTGTGTTATCTGGCAATTAGTTGAAAAGGAAAAGCAACTCAACAGCCTAAACTCTGACAAGTTGTTGGCCAATTACAACTTGCTATGCCAAGAATCTGTTCAGCAGGTCATAATAGATTTATTATTTAAAGCTCGCTTAATGCGTGATCAGTTTTTAACAGCTCGCGCATTGTTGGATTTTATTCATGAATTATTGCTTGGAGAGAGTTACTTGTTTGATAACTTATTTGCAGGCGGTACTAATGAGTTAGCGAATAAAATAGAACACTTTGATCCAGCCAATTTAAGAACAAAACAAATAGACCGTTTTATTCTGTCGTTTAATTTAAACTTACCCAACTCAGACTTTGAGCTGTTTAAACGAGCAATAAAAGAATTCGGAATTACCGAGTTACAAAGTGGAGCCCAATATTTAAGACTGTTTTACGTTTTGAAATATGACGCTCTATCTAACAATTTCCATCAACAGTTTGAAAATGATTTTAGCGAAAGGCTGATAGAGAAATATATTGCGATTTTTCAGCTGCACAAAGATTACACTGGCAGTATGGAGCAAAAGGCTAAACTCAAAACATTTTACCGTGATACCTTAATTTCCGCTATCAGAAACTACATCAATCGAAATGCTCCTAAGCTAGGTAAAAAGTATTTTTTGCTTTCTGATTTTGGCGATTACCAAATTGCGGCTCCAGCTGAATTGTCGATGGATGCAGCGGCAATCCAACAAAATACAACCACAAGTAGTGCGTTTTTTAACGCTAGGCTAAAGCTAAAAAACAAGCAATTTTGCTTGCCGATTAATATAAATCTTCTTGAGTTACTTATAAATATCAATAGCGGATATCGGCCCAATAAGCATGATAAAAACTCGGTGATTTTACTAGATGAGTTAGCAAACGAAGTAGTACAGGCCGCAAAAGCCTCAGACGAGTTAGTGATAACGGGTGAAGGGAATAGATACCAACTAGACCTAGAAGATGATGAAATCATGGTGAGTGAGGGATAA
- a CDS encoding TonB-dependent receptor domain-containing protein, giving the protein MINTPFKRGVLSALVLSALSPVAFADSIKAQPDMEHIVVTATGFEQKIPEAPASISVITAEDIQAQSYTTLLDAVKYQEGVDIGTTRDKTGQGSVSMRGLTGEYTLLLIDGKRQNNHGDIYPNNFGGNAFNHIPPKSAIERIEVIRGPASTLYGADAMGGVINIITKKSVDEWTGSIDFGRSLQTNDQFGDDITTDFSIYGPLVKGLLNFSARGSIYERQASNPEFSPAVDPNGELHHRELGFGRGGKTVDNTNTQLGATFVFTPNDNHTVTFDYDISNQEYDNTPNYDVESGKITYPLGTKDNIESIWQTRRGKVNPRAGYAADQEFDRSWWSLTHQGTFDDIETFVSLAFVDTDNNGRTMPLSVAERKLLQAMYDGSGKYADMEEAERKALAESTFLPRPKRTLNSNQYTLDARVDIPVDDLLGDHVFVVGGQWVDGELQDGVFGMESGVDQGVQEHQMYSLFVEDNWHLSDPLTVTVGVRHDNHDVFGSQLSPRLYGVYELSDDWTVKGGISTGYKTPQTTDLYNGITGFGGQGTSPFAGNPDLEPETSVNNEVALYWTHPTENHNFNITYFSTEFDDKIARGDTIKSCSATNGAKPCVNLGVYDELGYDTYSQKINIDKVEIQGIELAGRYQFTDAVSLYANYTWTDSKQKSGPQEGQPLTNTAEHMANATVNWQVTDEFSLTLNAEMRSDRYRGWDNNLDKAMYYKNYNLLHLGAKYTFNDNVTVFARINNLLDEDFTSYSTDYNDLNGDGKYEYLSGRGVVSEVVFSDDYNVKDKARNIWFGVNVTF; this is encoded by the coding sequence ATGATAAACACGCCTTTTAAACGTGGTGTACTCTCTGCTTTGGTGCTGTCTGCCCTTAGCCCAGTTGCTTTTGCTGATTCGATAAAAGCGCAGCCAGACATGGAACACATCGTTGTAACTGCGACTGGTTTTGAGCAAAAAATACCAGAAGCACCTGCGAGTATTTCAGTGATTACCGCTGAAGACATTCAAGCTCAGTCCTATACGACTTTGCTTGATGCCGTAAAGTACCAAGAAGGCGTGGACATTGGCACAACTCGAGATAAAACCGGGCAAGGCAGTGTGAGTATGCGTGGTTTAACAGGTGAATATACGCTACTTCTTATCGACGGTAAGCGTCAAAACAACCACGGTGATATCTACCCAAATAATTTTGGTGGTAACGCGTTTAACCATATTCCACCTAAAAGTGCCATTGAGCGTATTGAAGTCATTAGGGGACCTGCCTCTACACTTTACGGTGCAGATGCGATGGGTGGCGTAATCAACATTATTACTAAAAAGTCAGTAGATGAATGGACCGGCAGTATTGATTTTGGCCGAAGCCTACAAACAAACGACCAGTTTGGTGATGACATTACCACTGACTTCAGTATCTATGGGCCTTTAGTTAAAGGTTTACTCAACTTTTCTGCTCGCGGCAGCATTTATGAGCGTCAAGCCTCAAACCCTGAGTTTTCACCTGCAGTCGATCCAAATGGTGAGCTGCATCATCGTGAACTTGGTTTTGGACGCGGTGGCAAAACAGTAGACAACACTAACACCCAATTGGGTGCAACCTTTGTATTTACGCCAAATGACAACCACACTGTTACTTTTGACTATGATATCTCAAATCAAGAGTATGATAATACGCCAAACTACGACGTTGAGTCGGGCAAAATTACCTATCCGCTTGGCACTAAAGACAACATCGAATCAATCTGGCAAACACGCCGTGGCAAGGTAAACCCGCGCGCAGGTTATGCGGCGGATCAAGAATTCGACAGAAGCTGGTGGTCACTAACACACCAAGGTACGTTTGACGATATCGAAACTTTTGTGTCTTTGGCATTTGTTGATACCGATAACAATGGCCGTACTATGCCGCTTTCTGTTGCAGAGCGTAAACTACTACAAGCCATGTATGATGGCAGTGGTAAATATGCCGATATGGAAGAAGCAGAGCGTAAAGCGCTTGCTGAAAGCACATTCTTACCACGTCCAAAGCGTACACTGAACAGCAACCAATATACGTTAGACGCGCGAGTGGATATTCCTGTTGACGATTTACTTGGCGATCACGTGTTTGTTGTGGGCGGCCAGTGGGTTGATGGTGAATTACAAGATGGCGTATTTGGTATGGAGTCGGGCGTTGATCAAGGCGTTCAGGAACACCAAATGTACTCGCTATTTGTAGAAGATAACTGGCACTTAAGCGATCCGCTAACAGTTACAGTGGGTGTCCGTCACGATAACCACGATGTATTTGGTAGCCAACTTTCTCCGCGTCTATACGGTGTATACGAGCTGTCTGACGATTGGACAGTAAAAGGCGGGATCAGTACAGGTTATAAAACGCCACAAACGACTGACTTATACAATGGTATTACCGGCTTTGGTGGTCAAGGTACGTCACCGTTTGCAGGTAACCCAGATCTTGAACCAGAAACCAGCGTAAACAACGAAGTTGCATTGTATTGGACACACCCAACAGAGAACCACAACTTTAATATCACTTACTTCTCAACGGAGTTTGACGATAAAATCGCCCGTGGTGACACTATCAAGAGTTGCTCTGCAACCAACGGCGCAAAACCATGCGTGAATTTGGGTGTATATGACGAGCTTGGTTACGATACTTATAGCCAAAAAATCAATATCGACAAAGTTGAGATCCAAGGGATTGAACTTGCAGGCCGTTACCAGTTCACTGATGCAGTTTCACTTTACGCAAACTACACCTGGACTGACAGCAAGCAAAAGAGTGGTCCTCAAGAAGGTCAACCATTAACCAATACCGCTGAACACATGGCAAATGCCACGGTAAACTGGCAAGTAACAGACGAGTTCTCACTAACGCTAAATGCTGAAATGCGCTCTGATCGTTACCGTGGCTGGGACAACAACCTAGACAAGGCCATGTACTACAAAAACTACAACCTACTGCACTTAGGTGCTAAATACACCTTTAACGACAATGTTACTGTGTTTGCGCGTATCAATAACTTATTGGATGAAGACTTTACGTCTTATAGCACGGATTACAACGACTTAAACGGTGATGGTAAATACGAATACCTAAGTGGCCGTGGTGTGGTAAGCGAAGTCGTATTTAGCGATGACTACAACGTAAAAGACAAAGCCCGCAATATTTGGTTTGGTGTAAACGTGACGTTTTAA